The Zingiber officinale cultivar Zhangliang chromosome 9A, Zo_v1.1, whole genome shotgun sequence genome window below encodes:
- the LOC122019022 gene encoding uncharacterized protein ycf23-like — translation MMILFLQICVSSVDPLAFPSAVEAGAQMVEIGNYDSFYEMGIQFSPEQILKLTRETRRILPSITLSVTVPHMLSLPDQVKLAELLEQEGADIIQTEGGKYSSPSKPGVLGLIEKATPTLAAAYSISRAVQIPVMCSSGLSAVTAPMALTAGAAGVVCVLLLSNLIIICY, via the exons ATGATGATCTTGTTCTTGCAGATTTGTGTTTCCTCTGTGGACCCTTTGGCATTTCCttctgcagtggaagcaggtgcCCAAATG GTGGAAATTGGAAATTATGATTCTTTCTACGAGATGGGAATTCAGTTTTCCCCTGAACAG ATTCTAAAGCTCACTAGAGAAACTAGAAGGATTCTTCCATCCATTACACTGTCTGTAACCGTGCCACACATGCTTAGTCTCCCTGATCAG GTGAAGCTAGCAGAGTTGCTGGAACAGGAAGGTGCTGATATAATCCAAACTGAAGGAGGGAAATACTCAAGTCCATCAAAACCTGGTGTCCTTGGTTTGATCGAGAAG GCCACACCAACGCTAGCAGCTGCATACTCCATTTCCCGAGCAGTTCAGATTCCAGTTATGTGCTCATCTGGATTAAGCGCTGTCACTGCACCTATGGCTTTAACAGCAGGAGCAGCTGGTGTGGTATGCGTTCTTTTGctttctaatctaatcattatctgctactag